The following proteins come from a genomic window of Aquimarina sp. MAR_2010_214:
- a CDS encoding nucleoside monophosphate kinase has translation MEILIITGPPYSGKGTQCEILKKNLSYKHISTGDRCRLEKENKTEIGEIMSKYEEKGDLVPDSIMKELFGQILDENKQEKGIILDGYPRTTTQVVNLLELINARKLKIGKVLNIEVPKQELLKRAKKRAETSSRKDDKDVNIHLKRIEIFEELTKPSINYMKSNLNVLTFDGLGSVDEITERIIANLNNI, from the coding sequence ATGGAGATACTTATTATAACCGGTCCTCCTTATTCTGGGAAGGGAACTCAATGTGAGATTTTAAAAAAGAATCTTAGCTATAAGCACATTTCAACAGGAGATAGATGTAGATTAGAAAAAGAAAATAAAACGGAGATTGGAGAAATAATGTCTAAATATGAAGAAAAAGGTGATTTAGTTCCTGATTCAATCATGAAAGAATTATTTGGCCAAATTTTGGACGAAAATAAACAAGAAAAAGGAATAATTTTAGACGGGTATCCCAGAACTACAACACAAGTAGTAAATCTTTTAGAATTGATAAATGCTAGAAAACTAAAAATTGGAAAGGTTTTAAATATAGAGGTTCCTAAGCAAGAACTTCTAAAAAGAGCTAAGAAAAGAGCTGAGACTTCTTCTCGAAAAGATGACAAAGATGTCAATATTCATTTAAAGAGAATTGAAATTTTTGAAGAATTAACCAAGCCATCAATAAACTATATGAAATCAAACCTAAACGTTTTAACCTTTGATGGTCTTGGAAGTGTTGATGAAATTACAGAACGAATAATTGCTAACCTTAATAATATATAA
- a CDS encoding exonuclease domain-containing protein, with amino-acid sequence MYAILDIETTGGKYNEEGITEIAIYKFDGHDVVDQFISLVNPERPIQPFVVNLTGINNQMLHNAPKFYEVAKRIVEITTNCVIVAHNSSFDYRILRTEFSRLGFEFERQSLCTVELSKKLIPDQQSYSLGKLVRGLGIPLSDRHRANGDALATVKLFKLLLTKDLEKKIIIDTVRTETKRQVDDKLLKLIENAPTATGVYYMHREDGTIIYIGKSKNIKKRLNQHFTNDNRKSKKIQEEVVSVTYENTGSELLALLKESEEIKRNKPKYNRALRKTKFDQALYQFTDDKGYINFKVQKADHRKTSITTFSNRQQAKTYMHRWTEEYSLCQKLMGLDSGKSNCFNYTIKQCHGACIHDESIEDYNIRAQKLIFNNSFQSQDMIIIDQGRDIDEQSVILVEEGKFRGIGYFNLNHQINNIEILRSIITPMTHNRDAQHIIQSYVRTHKRLKIIKLQKNE; translated from the coding sequence ATGTATGCAATTTTAGATATTGAAACAACCGGAGGAAAATATAATGAAGAAGGAATTACTGAAATTGCTATTTATAAATTTGACGGACATGATGTAGTAGATCAATTTATAAGCCTGGTTAATCCCGAACGTCCTATACAGCCATTCGTAGTTAATCTTACCGGGATAAACAATCAAATGCTTCACAATGCTCCAAAATTTTATGAGGTAGCCAAAAGAATTGTTGAAATCACTACAAACTGCGTTATTGTAGCACATAATTCTAGTTTTGACTACAGGATTTTAAGAACCGAATTCTCGAGATTAGGATTCGAATTCGAGCGACAGTCTTTATGTACCGTAGAGCTTTCTAAAAAATTAATCCCTGATCAACAATCATATAGTTTAGGTAAACTTGTTCGTGGACTTGGCATCCCACTTTCTGACAGACACAGAGCCAATGGCGATGCTTTGGCAACAGTAAAACTTTTTAAACTACTATTGACCAAAGATTTAGAAAAAAAGATAATTATAGATACGGTTCGAACAGAAACTAAGCGGCAAGTCGATGACAAACTCCTTAAACTGATTGAAAATGCTCCTACAGCAACAGGTGTATATTATATGCATCGAGAAGATGGGACTATCATATATATTGGTAAAAGTAAAAACATAAAAAAACGCCTCAATCAACATTTTACAAACGATAATAGGAAATCTAAAAAAATACAGGAAGAAGTTGTTAGTGTAACTTATGAAAATACAGGAAGCGAACTCTTAGCGCTACTCAAAGAAAGTGAAGAGATAAAACGTAACAAACCAAAATATAACAGGGCACTTCGCAAAACAAAATTTGATCAGGCCTTATACCAATTTACAGATGACAAAGGGTACATAAATTTCAAAGTTCAAAAAGCAGATCATCGTAAAACAAGCATAACTACTTTTTCTAACAGACAACAAGCTAAGACATATATGCATCGATGGACAGAGGAATATAGTCTGTGTCAAAAACTGATGGGATTAGATAGCGGGAAGAGTAACTGTTTTAACTACACTATAAAACAGTGCCATGGTGCTTGTATTCATGATGAATCTATAGAAGACTATAACATCCGTGCGCAGAAACTCATCTTCAATAACTCTTTTCAAAGTCAGGATATGATTATTATTGATCAAGGAAGAGATATTGATGAACAAAGTGTGATATTAGTAGAGGAAGGGAAATTTAGAGGTATAGGATACTTCAATTTAAATCATCAGATCAATAATATAGAGATTTTACGCTCTATTATTACTCCGATGACTCATAACAGAGATGCCCAACACATCATCCAAAGTTATGTACGTACACATAAAAGATTAAAGATTATTAAACTACAAAAAAATGAATAG
- a CDS encoding DUF3857 domain-containing protein: MNRTLTLFFITFSLFINAQEAYNSKSMVVSMIDLQSSTYKKDSTANAFFIYEKGFSRMENGGNYNLLTDYEAKIKILNKQGFDHATVKVLLYRNKNNKESFNSLVAYTYNLEQGKVIKTKVEKDQIYYEKYDQNFTLVKFVFSNIKPGSVLTYKYQVESPFMYKFNGWEFQDDIPKIYSEFIADLPGNYVYNIKLVGTLKLDTRESTLKKNCLQASGYGSADCSHNIYAMKDIPAFKKEKYMTAKNNYFSRIEYELKEFKGYDGKNKKYTQTWKNVDDKLKKEATIGVQLKKLSITKNLLPDSIQSLPKDITKAKMIYRYILNNYKWNKKKRIFNDGNINKVIKDKVGNVTGINILFHNILKQQQFNVHPVLLSTRDNGYATKIHPVISDFNYLIVQLSLDGETYLLDATEKELAFGEVPFRCLNQHGRLLDFKNGSSWIDIKPVKRSLFYYKEELKLNKELKLNGKAKHISSGYHGYYKRKELDQVDKQSYLDFRKKKVSGVKITNISIKNEKDYDKPFEEEFQFIRNTETIDNTIYIKPFTLPFFKETPFKLNQRTYPVDFGYPDSYTYLVSIELPEEYEFVDIPNNSLFTIPNNLGQVGVNFQKNGKKLIITHRITFNSSYYPVEYYKILKDFFNLIIEIENDTLIAVNKVN; encoded by the coding sequence ATGAATAGAACTTTAACCTTATTCTTTATTACTTTCTCCCTTTTTATAAATGCTCAAGAAGCTTACAATAGCAAAAGTATGGTGGTGAGCATGATTGACTTACAAAGCTCGACATATAAAAAAGACAGTACGGCTAATGCTTTTTTCATATACGAAAAAGGTTTTAGCAGAATGGAAAATGGAGGAAATTATAATTTATTAACGGATTATGAAGCTAAGATAAAAATACTAAATAAGCAAGGGTTTGATCACGCTACTGTAAAAGTTCTTCTATACAGAAACAAAAACAATAAAGAATCTTTTAATAGCCTCGTAGCATATACTTATAACCTGGAACAAGGTAAGGTTATAAAGACCAAAGTAGAAAAAGATCAAATCTATTATGAGAAATATGATCAAAATTTCACTTTGGTAAAGTTTGTATTTTCTAACATAAAACCTGGCTCTGTACTGACTTATAAATACCAAGTAGAATCTCCTTTTATGTATAAGTTTAATGGATGGGAATTTCAAGATGACATACCAAAAATATATAGTGAGTTTATAGCTGATCTACCTGGTAACTATGTCTACAACATAAAACTAGTAGGAACTCTAAAGCTAGATACTAGAGAATCTACTCTTAAAAAAAATTGCCTCCAAGCATCAGGCTATGGGTCTGCTGATTGTTCTCACAACATATATGCTATGAAAGATATTCCTGCTTTCAAAAAAGAAAAATATATGACTGCAAAGAATAATTATTTTTCCCGTATTGAATATGAATTAAAAGAATTTAAAGGGTATGACGGAAAGAATAAAAAATATACCCAAACCTGGAAAAATGTTGATGATAAATTAAAAAAAGAAGCAACAATTGGGGTGCAGCTTAAAAAACTATCTATTACCAAAAATCTTCTTCCTGACTCTATACAATCACTACCTAAAGATATAACTAAAGCAAAAATGATCTACCGCTATATTTTGAATAATTATAAGTGGAACAAGAAAAAAAGAATTTTTAATGATGGTAATATTAATAAAGTAATTAAAGACAAGGTAGGTAATGTTACTGGTATTAATATACTTTTTCATAACATATTAAAGCAACAACAATTTAACGTACACCCTGTATTACTGTCTACAAGAGATAATGGTTATGCAACAAAAATTCACCCAGTGATTTCTGATTTTAATTATCTTATTGTGCAATTATCCCTAGATGGAGAAACATATCTATTAGATGCTACCGAAAAGGAATTAGCATTTGGTGAAGTTCCTTTTCGTTGTTTAAATCAACACGGTAGACTATTAGATTTTAAAAACGGTAGTTCCTGGATAGATATAAAACCCGTAAAGCGTTCATTATTTTATTACAAAGAAGAACTAAAGCTAAACAAAGAATTAAAACTAAATGGCAAGGCAAAACATATTTCCTCTGGTTACCATGGATACTATAAAAGAAAAGAACTAGATCAGGTCGACAAACAAAGTTATTTAGATTTCAGAAAAAAGAAAGTGTCTGGAGTAAAAATAACCAATATTAGCATTAAAAATGAGAAGGATTATGATAAACCATTTGAAGAAGAATTTCAGTTCATAAGAAATACCGAAACAATTGATAATACGATTTATATAAAACCATTTACCCTACCTTTTTTCAAAGAAACTCCCTTTAAACTTAACCAGAGAACATATCCTGTTGATTTTGGTTACCCAGACTCATATACTTATTTAGTTTCTATCGAATTACCCGAAGAATATGAATTTGTTGACATACCTAATAATTCTTTATTTACTATCCCTAATAATCTAGGCCAAGTAGGCGTTAATTTTCAGAAAAATGGAAAAAAATTAATTATTACTCACAGAATAACATTTAATTCTTCATATTATCCTGTGGAATATTATAAAATACTTAAAGATTTTTTTAATCTTATTATTGAGATAGAAAATGATACTCTTATAGCAGTTAATAAAGTAAATTAG
- a CDS encoding ion transporter, which translates to MNNNSTHKSWKNRLHDIIYEADTPIGKLFDIILLILIVLSIIFVMLESVKGLSAETYRLLYYAEWVITIFFTFEYVARIISIKKSSSYIFSFYGIIDLLSTLPLYLSFFVTGTSALLAVRALRLLRVFRILKISRYIGESNRLAKAIKDSRAKILVFLFAVLVLCIIMGTVMYIIEGEESGFKSIPISVYWCIVTLTTVGYGDIAPATPLGQFLAAIIMIMGYGIIAVPTGIVSAEYTNHQANKVHLNTQSCSHCSENEHHDNAKFCHKCGEDLHYDNE; encoded by the coding sequence TTGAACAATAATTCGACTCATAAATCCTGGAAAAATCGATTACACGATATCATTTATGAAGCAGATACTCCAATAGGAAAGTTATTTGATATAATTCTGCTTATTTTAATTGTATTAAGTATTATTTTTGTAATGCTCGAAAGTGTAAAAGGCTTATCTGCCGAAACCTATAGGCTCTTATACTATGCTGAATGGGTAATCACGATATTTTTCACTTTTGAATATGTCGCTCGTATTATTTCGATAAAAAAATCTTCTTCGTATATTTTTAGTTTTTATGGGATCATTGATCTTTTATCTACCTTACCTCTATATCTATCATTTTTTGTTACAGGTACTAGTGCATTACTTGCCGTTAGGGCATTGCGATTACTTCGAGTTTTCAGAATATTAAAAATCTCCAGATATATTGGGGAATCCAACAGATTAGCTAAAGCGATAAAGGATAGTAGAGCCAAAATACTGGTATTTCTATTTGCTGTACTAGTTTTATGTATTATTATGGGTACAGTAATGTATATTATAGAAGGAGAAGAAAGTGGTTTTAAAAGCATCCCTATAAGCGTATATTGGTGTATTGTTACTTTAACTACTGTTGGTTATGGTGATATTGCTCCAGCTACTCCGTTAGGGCAATTCCTTGCAGCTATTATAATGATTATGGGATATGGTATTATTGCTGTTCCTACAGGTATTGTAAGTGCAGAGTACACAAATCACCAAGCTAATAAAGTACATCTAAATACTCAATCTTGTAGTCACTGTAGTGAAAATGAACATCATGACAACGCGAAATTCTGCCATAAATGCGGAGAGGACTTACACTATGACAATGAATAA
- the miaA gene encoding tRNA (adenosine(37)-N6)-dimethylallyltransferase MiaA gives MNKNLIVVVGPTAIGKTSLSIQLANYFGCEIISADSRQFYKEMSIGTAAPSPDELKQAKHHFIQHISIENEYSVGDFEKDALDKLSKLFKNNDYAILVGGSGLYIDAVTKGLDLFPEIDIKIRQELQKEYENKGIENLQQQLKILDPSYYEKVDLNNTHRVMRALEVCIGSGEPYSSFLTKPRKKRPFNTIKIGVTAERQTIYDRINQRVELMAKAGLLDEVKSLYPYKSLNALNTVGYKEIFKYLNKEWDLDFALSEIKKNTRRFAKRQLTWFKKDLETKWYDYKEDIQSITTYIKKSSL, from the coding sequence ATGAATAAAAATCTAATTGTTGTTGTCGGGCCAACTGCTATAGGTAAAACTAGCCTGAGTATCCAACTCGCAAATTATTTTGGCTGTGAAATTATCTCTGCAGATAGCAGGCAGTTTTATAAAGAGATGAGCATTGGCACCGCAGCCCCTTCTCCTGATGAATTGAAACAAGCTAAACATCATTTTATCCAACATATAAGTATTGAAAATGAATATAGTGTTGGTGATTTTGAAAAAGATGCTCTAGATAAACTTAGTAAATTATTCAAAAATAATGACTATGCTATTCTTGTCGGAGGTTCTGGGCTATATATTGATGCGGTAACTAAAGGATTGGATCTTTTTCCTGAAATAGACATAAAGATTAGACAAGAACTTCAAAAAGAATATGAGAACAAAGGAATTGAAAATTTACAGCAGCAATTAAAAATTTTAGATCCATCATATTATGAAAAAGTAGACTTAAATAATACGCATAGAGTTATGAGGGCCCTAGAAGTATGTATTGGTAGCGGAGAACCTTATTCATCATTTCTTACTAAACCACGAAAAAAACGACCTTTTAATACTATTAAAATTGGAGTTACAGCAGAAAGACAAACTATTTATGATAGAATAAATCAACGCGTAGAACTAATGGCTAAAGCTGGATTGCTAGATGAAGTAAAGAGCCTTTACCCGTATAAATCATTAAACGCATTAAATACTGTAGGATACAAAGAAATATTCAAATACCTGAATAAAGAATGGGATTTGGATTTTGCACTTTCTGAAATCAAAAAAAACACCAGACGCTTTGCCAAGAGACAACTTACTTGGTTTAAAAAAGATTTAGAAACAAAGTGGTATGACTACAAAGAAGACATCCAATCCATTACAACGTATATAAAAAAAAGTTCACTATGA
- a CDS encoding response regulator transcription factor, with translation METENKKILLVEDDPNFGTVLKDYLVMNDYDVVHAKNGMEGFEKFKKDDYDMCILDVMMPYKDGFTLAKEIREKNEEIPIIFLTAKAMKEDVLKGYKVGADDYLNKPFDSEVLLMKIQAIMQRKSTESVADSKQFEFNIGGFHLNSKLRFLTYKEEDPIKLSPKENELLRLLALHLNDLMPRELALTKIWRDDNYFTSRSMDVYIAKLRKYLKKDENVEILNIHGEGFRLVVRNEES, from the coding sequence ATGGAAACAGAAAACAAAAAGATTTTGCTTGTAGAAGATGATCCAAACTTTGGAACAGTATTAAAGGATTATCTAGTAATGAATGATTACGATGTTGTACATGCTAAAAATGGTATGGAAGGCTTCGAGAAATTCAAAAAGGATGATTATGATATGTGTATTCTTGATGTCATGATGCCTTATAAAGACGGATTTACATTAGCAAAGGAGATTAGAGAAAAAAATGAAGAAATACCGATTATCTTTTTAACTGCAAAAGCAATGAAAGAAGATGTATTGAAAGGGTACAAAGTAGGAGCAGATGATTACCTTAATAAACCTTTTGATAGTGAGGTGTTGCTGATGAAAATACAAGCTATCATGCAGCGTAAAAGTACAGAATCTGTTGCAGATAGTAAACAATTCGAGTTTAACATTGGAGGCTTTCACCTTAATTCAAAACTTCGTTTTTTAACGTATAAGGAAGAAGATCCGATTAAGCTTTCTCCAAAAGAGAATGAATTACTTCGTTTATTAGCGTTGCATCTTAATGATTTGATGCCTAGAGAATTGGCTTTGACAAAAATATGGAGAGATGATAATTATTTTACCTCTCGTAGTATGGATGTATATATAGCTAAACTTAGGAAGTATTTAAAGAAAGACGAAAATGTCGAAATCCTTAACATTCACGGAGAAGGATTTAGACTAGTTGTTAGAAACGAAGAATCGTAG
- a CDS encoding sensor histidine kinase KdpD yields the protein MNKRLFVLLIILMSLSLIGIIFVQGYWINNTVENNEEQFSFNAKQILISVSNRIQYREFEEMFFPLQEILDSIEEPDNKTIRQLLNISIDNTTKSFTHTDGILEEDHKLFSSFVNLNIDTVRLKNILNRNTDSATQNDKSGFVKQNSKSKLERIRGLTDLQRMDYEIVIGEIASFIPIHRRVQKREIDYLLRKELEERDIKVDFEYAIYSNALATKVRSDDFSLDYPTTYAIPLFVNDEGVSEYQLYVNFTGKKQYVLSSIKGMAILSIIFTLIIVVAYSSALSQLMQQRQISQIKTDFINNMTHELKTPIATINLALDSIKNPKIGGDPEKVQRYLSMIREENKRMHAQVENVLRISQLEKNELNIKKERQELHDIIEDAITHVSLIVENREGYVKMHLGALKTTVLANDSHLTNVVVNILDNAIKYSEDEPKIDVYTENVKNSIVLKVRDQGIGMSKVAQKKIFEKFFREHTGDLHNVKGHGLGLTYVKRIIDDHHGQIWVESERGKGSTFIIKLPLIS from the coding sequence ATGAATAAAAGGTTATTCGTGTTGCTGATAATCCTGATGAGTTTGTCATTAATTGGGATTATTTTTGTTCAGGGATATTGGATTAACAACACTGTAGAGAATAATGAAGAACAGTTTTCTTTTAATGCGAAACAAATACTGATATCTGTATCTAATAGAATTCAGTACAGAGAATTTGAAGAAATGTTTTTCCCATTACAAGAGATTCTGGATAGCATAGAAGAACCTGATAACAAGACTATACGTCAGCTTCTGAATATTAGTATAGATAATACGACAAAGTCGTTTACTCATACAGATGGTATTTTAGAAGAAGATCATAAGTTGTTTTCGTCTTTTGTAAATTTAAATATTGATACAGTTCGATTAAAGAATATTTTAAATCGTAATACCGATTCTGCTACACAAAATGATAAAAGTGGTTTTGTAAAGCAAAATTCTAAATCCAAATTAGAGAGAATACGTGGATTAACGGATCTCCAAAGAATGGATTATGAAATAGTGATAGGAGAGATTGCCAGTTTTATACCAATACATAGAAGGGTTCAAAAAAGAGAAATAGATTATCTATTAAGGAAAGAACTGGAAGAGAGAGATATAAAAGTAGACTTTGAATATGCTATTTATAGTAATGCATTGGCTACTAAAGTACGTTCTGATGATTTTAGTTTGGATTATCCAACAACATATGCAATACCTCTTTTTGTAAATGATGAAGGAGTAAGTGAGTATCAGTTATATGTTAATTTTACTGGAAAAAAACAATATGTGCTTTCGTCCATAAAAGGAATGGCCATATTATCTATAATATTTACGTTAATTATTGTAGTTGCATATTCCAGTGCTTTATCGCAATTGATGCAGCAACGACAGATATCACAAATTAAAACAGATTTTATTAATAATATGACGCATGAGCTTAAGACTCCTATTGCTACGATTAATTTGGCATTAGATTCTATAAAGAACCCAAAAATAGGAGGAGATCCAGAGAAAGTGCAGCGTTATTTGAGTATGATACGTGAAGAGAATAAAAGAATGCATGCCCAGGTAGAAAATGTGTTAAGGATATCTCAGTTAGAGAAAAATGAGCTTAACATTAAGAAAGAAAGGCAAGAATTGCATGATATTATTGAAGATGCGATTACACATGTGTCTTTAATTGTAGAAAATAGAGAAGGGTATGTAAAAATGCATTTAGGAGCACTTAAAACAACAGTATTAGCTAATGATAGTCATTTGACTAATGTAGTTGTGAATATTCTGGATAATGCGATAAAATATTCAGAAGATGAACCCAAAATAGATGTATATACAGAAAATGTAAAAAATAGCATTGTTCTTAAAGTTCGTGATCAAGGAATTGGTATGAGTAAAGTAGCACAGAAAAAGATTTTTGAAAAGTTCTTTAGAGAACATACAGGGGATCTTCATAATGTAAAAGGACACGGGTTGGGGCTAACATACGTAAAGAGAATTATTGATGATCATCATGGTCAGATATGGGTGGAGAGCGAAAGGGGAAAAGGCTCCACATTTATAATTAAATTACCGTTAATATCTTAA
- the coaE gene encoding dephospho-CoA kinase (Dephospho-CoA kinase (CoaE) performs the final step in coenzyme A biosynthesis.) codes for MKVVGLTGGIGSGKSTVAKMFEQLGVSVYIADIEAKKLMNEDESVKKQIIALLGNDSYVNGELNRPYIANIVFNDSSKLLRLNAIVHPAVANHFDCWKSNQKGNYVVKEAAILFENESYKQCDYTILVSAPIETRIQRVLKRDKTTREDILSRMNNQWEDDRKFPLSDFVIYNENIEDTERQVYRVHEEISL; via the coding sequence ATGAAAGTAGTAGGTCTAACAGGAGGTATAGGTAGTGGGAAATCCACAGTCGCCAAAATGTTTGAACAACTAGGGGTTTCAGTTTATATAGCTGATATTGAAGCTAAAAAGCTTATGAATGAAGATGAGTCAGTAAAAAAGCAAATTATCGCATTATTAGGAAATGATTCTTATGTAAACGGAGAATTAAACAGGCCTTATATTGCAAATATAGTTTTTAATGACTCTTCTAAACTACTTCGGTTAAACGCCATTGTTCACCCTGCTGTGGCAAATCATTTTGATTGTTGGAAAAGTAATCAAAAAGGAAACTACGTAGTAAAAGAAGCGGCTATACTTTTTGAAAATGAAAGTTATAAGCAGTGTGATTATACAATTCTTGTGTCAGCACCAATAGAAACAAGAATTCAACGGGTCCTAAAAAGAGACAAAACCACTAGAGAAGATATACTTTCTAGGATGAATAACCAGTGGGAAGACGACCGAAAATTCCCGTTATCCGATTTTGTAATATATAATGAAAACATAGAAGATACTGAAAGACAGGTGTATAGGGTTCATGAAGAAATATCTCTATAA
- a CDS encoding YbbR-like domain-containing protein encodes MSDRTKNRFSLKRSNVKTFLFFLIFTSILWLFIQFSKNYTQEVEVAIQYTNIPQDKIFNDQSDQTLRMVLNGNGFRLMNHNWSRPTLQFNVEDAIMNSEDQYYFRVDKESSVLKNKLDFKGRVLSVQKDTLRLKLDHNLEKKIPVKIAQKIQYAIGYGSDKGLVVSPDSITISGPSQIIDTIQYITTENLDLEGLNVNYTSKLDIDIEDLPPTITIAPTQVKANVLVSKFTEGDQKIPITLNNIPEGAEIKIFPKEISVVYRVGLDKYNEISPRDFMVVADYAKASEESLFLTLELVSKPDYVHDVRLQMKQVQFVLLK; translated from the coding sequence ATGTCAGATAGAACAAAGAATAGATTTTCTTTAAAAAGGAGTAATGTAAAAACCTTTTTGTTTTTTCTAATATTCACTTCAATCTTGTGGTTATTTATACAATTTTCCAAAAATTATACCCAAGAAGTAGAGGTAGCAATACAATATACTAATATACCACAAGACAAAATTTTTAATGATCAGAGTGATCAAACGCTAAGAATGGTTCTTAACGGAAATGGTTTTAGATTGATGAATCATAACTGGAGTAGACCTACATTGCAATTTAATGTAGAAGATGCAATTATGAATAGTGAAGATCAATATTATTTTCGTGTTGATAAAGAATCCTCAGTATTAAAAAATAAATTAGATTTTAAAGGAAGGGTGTTGTCTGTGCAAAAAGATACCTTACGATTAAAATTGGATCATAATCTCGAAAAAAAAATCCCTGTTAAAATAGCTCAAAAGATTCAATATGCTATTGGATATGGTAGCGATAAAGGGCTGGTGGTTTCTCCTGATTCTATTACTATTAGTGGTCCCTCACAGATTATAGATACTATACAGTATATAACAACAGAAAATTTAGATTTAGAAGGGTTAAATGTTAACTATACTTCAAAATTAGATATAGATATTGAAGATTTACCACCTACTATTACTATTGCTCCTACACAAGTAAAAGCTAACGTTTTGGTGAGTAAATTTACAGAGGGTGACCAAAAAATTCCTATCACATTAAATAATATACCAGAGGGCGCAGAAATTAAGATCTTTCCTAAAGAGATTTCTGTCGTGTATAGGGTAGGGTTAGATAAGTATAATGAAATAAGCCCTAGAGATTTTATGGTAGTAGCTGATTATGCTAAAGCATCTGAAGAAAGTTTGTTTTTAACTTTAGAGCTAGTGAGCAAACCAGATTATGTTCATGATGTACGTCTGCAGATGAAACAAGTTCAATTTGTACTGTTGAAATAA
- a CDS encoding glycosyltransferase family 2 protein, whose amino-acid sequence MEIYFSFIVPVYNRPNEIKELLDSMVVMDYIKPYEIVIVEDGSSDTSKEVIETFTDRLSISYYQKSNTGPGDSRNFGMRKAKGNYFIILDSDVLLPKEYLSKAESFLSDTFVHCYGGPDDAHQSFSNLQKAISYSMTSYLTTGGIRGRKNTVGKFQPRSFNMGLSKEAFQASGGFGNIHPGEDPDLTIRLWKLGYDTTLIPEAKVFHKRRISWKKFYIQVNKFGLVRPILNKWHPDTAKLTYWFPTLFLMYIVFSVVTVLLGWWYFIAILGMYLGIIFLGATLEYKNVSIGIQSILAVLVQFYGYGKGFLKSYYYIHLLKKVPEKQFKKLFFSK is encoded by the coding sequence ATGGAAATATATTTCTCCTTTATTGTGCCCGTATATAACAGGCCAAATGAGATTAAAGAGCTGCTGGATAGTATGGTGGTTATGGATTATATCAAGCCATATGAGATTGTAATTGTAGAAGATGGATCGTCTGATACCTCCAAGGAGGTTATAGAAACTTTCACAGATAGATTATCTATAAGTTATTACCAGAAATCAAATACAGGACCGGGAGATTCACGTAATTTTGGTATGCGTAAGGCAAAAGGTAACTACTTCATTATTCTTGATAGTGATGTGCTATTACCAAAAGAATATTTGTCTAAAGCAGAAAGTTTTTTGTCTGATACTTTTGTACATTGTTATGGAGGCCCTGATGATGCTCATCAAAGCTTTTCTAACCTTCAGAAAGCGATAAGTTATAGTATGACTTCGTATTTGACTACTGGCGGAATTAGAGGACGTAAAAATACAGTAGGTAAATTTCAACCTCGTAGTTTTAATATGGGATTGTCAAAAGAAGCTTTTCAGGCTTCAGGTGGATTCGGAAATATACATCCCGGAGAAGATCCGGATCTCACCATAAGATTATGGAAACTAGGATATGATACTACATTAATTCCTGAAGCCAAAGTATTTCATAAAAGAAGAATCTCCTGGAAGAAGTTCTATATTCAGGTTAATAAATTCGGGTTAGTACGCCCTATTTTAAATAAATGGCACCCAGATACTGCTAAACTTACGTATTGGTTTCCTACTCTATTCTTAATGTATATTGTGTTCTCTGTTGTAACTGTACTTTTGGGATGGTGGTATTTTATTGCTATTTTAGGAATGTATTTAGGGATTATTTTTCTGGGTGCCACTCTAGAATATAAGAATGTATCTATAGGTATACAATCTATTTTGGCAGTTTTGGTACAATTTTATGGATACGGAAAAGGATTCCTGAAATCTTATTATTATATTCATCTATTAAAAAAAGTACCCGAAAAGCAATTTAAAAAACTGTTTTTTTCAAAGTAA